One window of the bacterium genome contains the following:
- a CDS encoding zinc ribbon domain-containing protein — GDDVAAEVEAVYSWTEEFIDRWRLPGDDQVSAADAKFIQDFGYIRQTAATIEGLLEKTGATREDIGKVLLYAPDARTHAAIARKLGFPAASYPEAPLVARLGDAGAAAPLLALVEALQNASPGEHIIVAGHGSGGDALLLRATEKVGELKKRRGVEWSVKQARPISDYGTYLRGRNLVPGEPFAPFSSPSILWKESRVNMRLLAGKCQNCGELQFPRQRICLGCSAHDQWEDFKFGKSGKVYTFVHDHLVPSPEGYVSMATVDIAGGGRFYAQMTDCSRDQVKIGLDVEFTFRLLHKGEGYYNYFWKFRPAAD; from the coding sequence AGGGAGACGATGTCGCCGCCGAGGTCGAGGCGGTCTACTCCTGGACGGAGGAGTTCATCGATCGCTGGCGGCTGCCGGGGGACGATCAGGTCTCGGCCGCGGACGCGAAGTTCATCCAGGATTTCGGCTACATCCGCCAGACGGCGGCGACCATTGAGGGTCTGCTCGAAAAAACAGGCGCCACGCGCGAGGACATCGGCAAGGTGCTCCTCTACGCGCCCGATGCCCGCACCCACGCCGCCATCGCCCGGAAGCTCGGCTTCCCGGCGGCGTCCTATCCCGAGGCGCCGCTCGTCGCAAGGCTCGGTGACGCGGGCGCGGCGGCGCCCCTGCTCGCGCTGGTCGAGGCACTGCAAAACGCCTCGCCCGGCGAGCACATCATCGTCGCGGGGCACGGCAGCGGGGGCGACGCCCTTCTCCTGCGCGCCACCGAGAAGGTGGGCGAACTGAAGAAAAGACGAGGCGTCGAATGGTCGGTGAAGCAGGCGCGCCCCATCTCGGACTACGGCACCTACCTGCGCGGGCGGAATCTCGTGCCGGGCGAGCCCTTCGCCCCCTTCAGCTCCCCCTCCATTCTCTGGAAGGAGAGCCGCGTCAACATGCGCCTTCTCGCGGGCAAGTGCCAGAACTGCGGCGAGCTGCAGTTCCCCCGCCAGCGCATCTGCCTCGGCTGCAGCGCCCACGATCAGTGGGAGGATTTCAAGTTCGGGAAGAGCGGCAAGGTCTACACTTTCGTGCACGATCACCTCGTCCCCTCGCCCGAGGGCTACGTCTCGATGGCGACGGTGGACATCGCGGGCGGGGGCCGCTTTTACGCCCAGATGACCGATTGCAGCCGCGATCAGGTAAAAATCGGCCTCGATGTGGAGTTCACCTTCCGGCTTCTCCACAAGGGCGAGGGATACTATAATTATTTCTGGAAGTTCCGCCCCGCGGCGGATTGA
- a CDS encoding acetyl-CoA acetyltransferase — protein sequence MSQGIAGKVAIIGVGTTKFGELFEQTYNDLVVEATLEAYDDAGITGNDIEAAWLGCYFPLGWGYDGTGGPSLAEALNIYPKPVSRVSNYCTTGMEAVRGAALAVASGMYDVVLAVGAEKMREVPPRGSLVAASVEKLHPLYGKGRTAPGSFAILATRYFEEYGAGKEDLAEVAVKNHYHGSLNPKAHFQKEITKEQVLSAPFVTEPLGLYDCCPTTDGAAAVILCRADLAESRFGKKDYVLIDGMGLSCANGYITTQFNPRFDFLGFEATREAARQAYDQAGVTNPLEEIDVAEVHDCFTITEILNYEDLGFAKKGEGPDFVKSGASRLGGELPVNTSGGLKSCGHPIGATGARVIANLTEQLLGRSEKRQVPGAKRALGHTLGGPGAVSCVFVLSKN from the coding sequence ATGAGCCAGGGCATCGCCGGGAAAGTCGCCATCATCGGCGTCGGCACCACGAAGTTCGGAGAGCTCTTCGAGCAGACCTACAACGACCTCGTGGTCGAAGCCACACTGGAGGCCTATGACGACGCCGGCATCACGGGCAACGACATCGAGGCGGCCTGGCTCGGCTGCTACTTTCCCCTCGGCTGGGGCTACGACGGAACGGGCGGGCCCTCCCTCGCGGAAGCCCTGAACATCTATCCCAAGCCCGTCTCCCGGGTGTCGAACTACTGCACCACCGGAATGGAGGCCGTCCGCGGGGCGGCGCTGGCGGTGGCGAGCGGCATGTACGACGTGGTGCTCGCCGTCGGTGCCGAGAAGATGCGCGAGGTGCCCCCGCGCGGCTCCCTCGTCGCCGCCTCGGTCGAAAAACTCCACCCCCTCTACGGCAAGGGCCGCACGGCGCCGGGGAGCTTTGCCATCCTCGCCACGCGCTACTTCGAGGAGTACGGCGCCGGCAAGGAAGATCTCGCCGAGGTCGCCGTCAAGAACCACTATCACGGCAGCCTGAATCCCAAGGCCCACTTCCAGAAGGAGATCACGAAGGAGCAGGTGCTGAGCGCCCCTTTCGTGACCGAGCCGCTCGGGCTCTACGACTGCTGCCCGACGACCGACGGCGCGGCCGCCGTCATCCTCTGCCGGGCCGACCTGGCCGAGTCGCGCTTCGGGAAGAAGGACTACGTCCTCATCGACGGGATGGGCCTTTCCTGCGCGAACGGCTACATCACCACCCAGTTCAACCCGCGCTTCGACTTCCTCGGCTTCGAGGCCACCCGCGAAGCGGCGAGGCAGGCCTACGATCAGGCGGGCGTCACGAACCCCCTCGAGGAGATCGATGTCGCCGAGGTGCACGACTGCTTCACCATCACCGAAATTCTCAACTACGAAGACCTCGGCTTCGCGAAAAAGGGCGAGGGTCCCGATTTCGTCAAGAGCGGGGCGAGCCGGCTCGGCGGCGAGCTGCCGGTCAACACCTCGGGCGGCCTCAAGAGCTGCGGCCATCCCATCGGGGCGACCGGGGCGCGCGTCATCGCCAATTTGACCGAACAGCTCCTCGGCCGCTCCGAAAAACGCCAGGTCCCCGGCGCCAAGCGCGCCCTCGGCCACACCCTCGGGGGCCCCGGCGCGGTATCGTGTGTGTTCGTTCTGAGCAAAAACTAG